In one Carettochelys insculpta isolate YL-2023 chromosome 6, ASM3395843v1, whole genome shotgun sequence genomic region, the following are encoded:
- the TBX10 gene encoding T-box transcription factor TBX10: MAAFLTASLSIRPAAGGPFPSGPEWGGPRAAPCLLGPPAACGRFGAPASEGRGAGGPPARKNQRVSDVAVQLETRGLWEEFHSLGTEMIVTKAGRRMFPTFQVKLLGLDPLADYVLLMDFVPLDDKRYRYAFHSSSWLVAGKADPAAPGRIHFHPDSPAKGDQWMRQIVSFDKLKLTNNLLDDNGHIILNSMHRYQPRFHVVYVDPRRDSERFAHENFKSFTFAETQFMAVTAYQNHRITQLKIASNPFAKGFRDCEPDNW; the protein is encoded by the exons ATGGCAG CCTTCCTCACAGCCAGCCTGAGCATCCGGCCGGCGGCCGGGGGCCCCTTTCCCTCTGGCCCTGAGTGGGgtggccccagggcagctccctgcctgctggggcCCCCCGCGGCCTGCGGTAGGTTCGGGGCCCCTGCCAGCGAGGGGCGAGGGGCCGGCGGCCCCCCGGCCAGGAAGAACCAGCGGGTGTCGGACGTGGCGGTGCAGCTGGAGACACGGGGGCTCTGGGAGGAGTTCCACAGCCTGGGCACCGAGATGATCGTCACCAAGGCCGGGAG GAGGATGTTCCCCACCTTCCAGGTGAAGCTCTTGGGGCTGGACCCACTGGCCGACTACGTGCTGCTCATGGACTTCGTGCCCCTGGATGACAAGCGATACAG ATACGCCTTCCACAGCTCCTCGTGGCTGGTGGCCGGCAAAGCAGACCCGGCGGCGCCCGGCCGCATCCACTTCCACCCCGACTCGCCCGCCAAGGGGGACCAGTGGATGAGGCAGATCGTCTCCTTCGACAAGCTCAAACTCACCAACAACCTGCTGGACGACAACGGCCAC ATCATCCTGAACTCCATGCACCGGTACCAGCCCCGCTTCCACGTGGTCTACGTGGACCCACGGCGGGACAGCGAGCGCTTCGCCCACGAGAACTTCAAATCCTTCACCTTCGCCGAGACCCAGTTCATGGCGGTGACGGCCTACCAGAACCACCGG ATCACACAGCTGAAAATCGCCAGCAACCCCTTCGCCAAAGGCTTCCGGGACTGCGAGCCAGACAACTGGTAA